In the Aneurinibacillus soli genome, one interval contains:
- the cdaA gene encoding diadenylate cyclase CdaA: protein MEGFTGNILSYITNAIDILIVSYIIYKLVLLLRGTRALQLFKGILVVIILLLASSYLHLRTLNWLMNQALTYGMFSILVIFQPELRRALEQIGRGSIFTRSSNPEDKAAIDTIEGIVKSMFYMAKRRIGALIVIERETGLSDYIETGISLTAQSSSELLINIFIPNTPLHDGAVIMRKDMVMAAGCYLPLSENPTISKELGTRHRAAIGLSEVSDGMALVVSEETGQVSIACNGELTRDYTPETLTEFLVERLVKPTKPSSSLWQRKVKSNG from the coding sequence GTGGAAGGGTTTACCGGGAATATTCTTAGCTACATCACGAATGCGATTGATATTCTGATTGTTTCTTACATTATTTACAAGCTTGTTCTGCTCCTTCGGGGCACACGTGCTCTGCAATTGTTCAAGGGAATTCTGGTGGTCATTATTCTCTTGCTGGCTAGTTCATATTTACACCTGCGAACGCTGAACTGGCTGATGAATCAGGCCCTTACATATGGAATGTTTTCCATCCTGGTCATCTTTCAGCCGGAGTTGCGTCGGGCGCTTGAACAGATTGGACGTGGGTCAATCTTTACCCGCAGTTCTAATCCTGAGGATAAGGCAGCGATTGATACGATTGAAGGAATCGTTAAATCGATGTTTTATATGGCAAAACGCCGGATTGGAGCGCTTATTGTTATTGAACGTGAGACGGGATTGTCGGATTATATCGAAACGGGCATTAGTCTCACCGCACAGAGCAGCTCTGAGCTTCTCATCAACATTTTTATTCCAAACACACCGCTTCATGATGGAGCAGTGATCATGCGTAAGGACATGGTTATGGCGGCTGGCTGTTATTTGCCTCTGTCGGAGAATCCGACCATCTCCAAGGAGCTTGGAACAAGACATCGTGCCGCGATTGGACTTAGTGAAGTCTCAGATGGAATGGCGCTGGTCGTATCAGAAGAGACTGGACAGGTGTCGATTGCCTGCAATGGGGAATTGACACGGGATTATACGCCAGAGACACTGACAGAATTCCTTGTTGAGCGCTTGGTCAAACCGACGAAGCCATCATCATCCCTCTGGCAGCGGAAGGTGAAAAGCAA
- a CDS encoding zf-HC2 domain-containing protein — protein sequence MDCRYFVRLMHQYLDCDATKEEEMQLRVHLASCQACKQHFQELKRTLVFVQSLSHTRAPEGFTERVMSALPQERRRTRWTQQFKRHPLLVAASLFIVLMAGSTMSAWTQGAGRFEMSAAQAQNLQVDESKHTVIVPAGKTVEGDIVVRNGNIRVDGEVKGNVVAIDGQVYMASTSHISGEVEEIHEVLEWVWYSVKKVFNSLVNR from the coding sequence ATGGACTGCCGTTATTTTGTGCGCCTTATGCATCAGTATCTCGACTGCGATGCAACTAAAGAAGAAGAGATGCAGCTACGTGTCCACCTTGCTTCCTGCCAGGCGTGCAAGCAGCATTTTCAAGAATTGAAACGGACGCTTGTATTCGTCCAGAGCCTGTCTCACACAAGAGCACCGGAGGGATTTACAGAACGAGTCATGTCGGCCCTCCCGCAAGAGCGTCGCAGAACCCGTTGGACTCAGCAGTTTAAGCGCCATCCTCTCCTGGTCGCTGCTTCCCTTTTCATCGTTTTGATGGCTGGCAGCACGATGTCGGCATGGACACAGGGAGCGGGCCGCTTTGAGATGTCGGCGGCACAGGCTCAGAATCTTCAGGTGGATGAATCCAAGCATACGGTCATTGTACCAGCAGGCAAGACAGTAGAAGGAGATATTGTTGTCCGGAATGGAAACATTCGTGTAGATGGGGAAGTAAAGGGCAATGTAGTCGCGATTGATGGGCAAGTATATATGGCTTCCACCTCTCATATCTCAGGTGAGGTAGAAGAGATTCATGAGGTACTGGAATGGGTCTGGTACAGTGTAAAAAAGGTTTTCAATTCTCTGGTAAACCGTTAA
- the sigW gene encoding RNA polymerase sigma factor SigW, translated as MDSTEQGMIKRAKQGDREAFAELVNLYKDRVYHVSYRMLGNRQEAEDVAQETFLRVYSNLESYDPQYKFSTWIYRIASNLSIDAIRKRKPNLSLDAEITGSEGMEWHERLADPGKSPEEEVLTDELQDEVQGAIMGLNPKYRAVMLLRYIEDLSLQEISNVVQLPISTIKTRIHRGREALRKKLRFM; from the coding sequence TTGGACAGCACCGAGCAGGGGATGATCAAGCGCGCAAAGCAGGGAGACAGGGAGGCATTTGCTGAACTCGTCAACCTTTACAAAGACAGGGTATATCATGTTTCGTATCGGATGCTTGGCAATCGGCAGGAAGCGGAAGATGTCGCCCAGGAGACGTTTTTGCGTGTGTATTCTAACCTCGAAAGTTATGACCCACAGTATAAATTCTCGACCTGGATTTACCGGATTGCTTCTAACTTAAGTATTGATGCAATTCGTAAGCGGAAGCCTAATCTGTCGCTCGATGCGGAAATTACCGGTTCAGAAGGCATGGAATGGCATGAACGGCTGGCCGACCCGGGCAAGAGCCCGGAGGAAGAAGTGCTTACCGACGAATTGCAGGACGAGGTACAGGGTGCCATTATGGGCCTAAATCCGAAATACCGAGCTGTTATGCTGTTGCGATACATTGAAGATTTGAGTTTGCAGGAGATTAGCAATGTGGTACAGCTGCCAATCTCGACGATTAAAACAAGAATTCATCGCGGTAGGGAAGCCTTGCGCAAAAAGCTTCGGTTCATGTAG
- the rocF gene encoding arginase, which produces MNPTLNPNVSLIGVPMDLGADRRGVDMGPSAIRYAGIEARLEALGYVVHDEGDIIVQRPKQQATPGTHLKYLDEIARVNQELCEAVSFQMGKGRFPLVIGGDHSIAIGTIAGVLQHRPNTGVIWFDAHGDMNTADTSPSGNIHGMSLAVSLGYGHERLTEIGGIDQKLMPENVVLIGARALDPGEKRFIQERGIKVFTMHEIDRLGMARVMEEALQIVTARTDGVHLSLDLDGLDPHDCPGVGTPVIGGINYRESHLAMEILAEAGVLTSAEFVEVNPILDRMNQTARVAVGLMGSVFGEKLL; this is translated from the coding sequence ATGAATCCGACACTTAATCCAAACGTTTCATTGATTGGAGTTCCGATGGATCTGGGTGCAGATCGCAGGGGAGTCGATATGGGGCCGAGTGCGATCCGGTATGCGGGGATCGAGGCCCGTCTGGAGGCACTTGGCTATGTGGTTCATGATGAAGGCGATATAATTGTGCAGCGGCCAAAGCAGCAGGCTACACCCGGAACACATTTGAAATATTTAGATGAAATCGCGCGTGTGAACCAGGAACTATGCGAAGCTGTATCCTTTCAGATGGGAAAGGGTCGTTTTCCGCTTGTTATCGGTGGAGATCATAGCATTGCGATTGGAACAATTGCAGGCGTATTGCAGCATCGTCCAAATACGGGTGTGATCTGGTTCGACGCACATGGGGATATGAATACAGCTGATACGTCACCATCTGGTAACATTCACGGTATGTCGTTAGCAGTTAGCCTGGGATACGGTCACGAACGATTAACAGAAATCGGTGGAATCGATCAGAAACTTATGCCTGAGAATGTTGTGCTGATTGGAGCCCGCGCCCTTGATCCGGGAGAGAAACGATTCATTCAAGAGCGGGGAATCAAAGTATTCACCATGCATGAGATCGACCGTTTGGGCATGGCACGTGTAATGGAAGAAGCGCTCCAAATCGTAACGGCCAGAACCGATGGCGTTCATCTTAGTCTAGACCTTGATGGGCTTGACCCTCATGATTGTCCGGGTGTCGGGACTCCTGTTATTGGGGGAATTAATTATCGGGAAAGTCATCTTGCTATGGAAATACTGGCGGAAGCAGGTGTACTGACAAGTGCCGAATTTGTAGAAGTGAATCCGATTTTGGATCGAATGAATCAGACAGCGCGTGTGGCAGTTGGGCTCATGGGTTCCGTATTTGGGGAGAAGCTACTATAA
- a CDS encoding stage II sporulation protein M, with protein sequence MVKRLSYILQENRRYIGIAALLMVMGGAIGYISADQFAETLKRMIDGILKSAKQEQTGADIFWLIFRNNVMVAMMMIGLGIFFFGIYPAFTLLMNGAILGFLLKTISSKGISASKVLIGGILPHGILELSMIILSGAIGMKLGIRLYEWVLAMLVPERRRMANDRLYKLLEQLPLLFGTVVLGLFVAAIIETMITPYILQALLTVQEASVMKQIFK encoded by the coding sequence ATGGTAAAGCGTTTAAGTTATATACTGCAGGAGAATCGGCGCTATATAGGGATTGCCGCCCTTCTGATGGTGATGGGTGGAGCAATCGGTTATATAAGTGCAGATCAATTTGCGGAAACATTAAAGCGGATGATTGACGGTATCCTAAAAAGTGCGAAGCAGGAACAAACGGGTGCGGATATTTTTTGGTTGATCTTTAGAAATAATGTCATGGTAGCAATGATGATGATCGGATTGGGGATTTTTTTCTTTGGTATTTATCCGGCATTTACTTTGCTTATGAATGGAGCGATCCTGGGTTTTCTTCTAAAAACTATCTCTTCAAAAGGAATCAGTGCGAGCAAGGTTTTAATTGGTGGAATCCTTCCACACGGAATCCTAGAATTAAGTATGATTATTCTCTCGGGTGCAATAGGTATGAAGCTGGGGATAAGGCTGTATGAGTGGGTTTTGGCTATGCTCGTTCCAGAACGAAGAAGGATGGCAAATGACCGGTTATACAAATTGTTAGAGCAGCTTCCGCTTTTATTTGGTACTGTTGTGCTGGGGTTGTTTGTAGCTGCTATTATTGAAACGATGATTACTCCTTATATATTACAAGCATTGTTAACGGTACAAGAGGCGAGCGTTATGAAGCAAATCTTCAAATGA
- the pdaB gene encoding polysaccharide deacetylase family sporulation protein PdaB — translation MFWIVNARRIKQYLIIFTAALFALGIAWAERENITVLASGGKSGPNAVYKVDTKEKKLALTFDISWGEERTGPILDILEKKGVKKATFFLSSPWSQSHPDVVKRIKDMGYEIGSHGHKHVNYSSLSDEEIQAQIGKAHGILKDLTGTAPNLIRTPNGDFDKRVLRIANNMGYTVIQWDTDSRDWMNPGTEQIVTNVIKKAHPGDIILMHASDTCKQTHLALPTVIDKLRSEGYEFLSVSELLAGTKVQTKEVQ, via the coding sequence TTGTTCTGGATTGTAAACGCCAGACGGATTAAGCAATACCTTATTATTTTTACCGCTGCCCTTTTTGCGCTCGGCATTGCCTGGGCAGAGCGCGAAAACATCACGGTACTTGCGAGCGGAGGAAAATCAGGGCCGAACGCTGTGTACAAAGTTGATACGAAAGAAAAAAAACTCGCTCTCACCTTTGATATCAGCTGGGGAGAAGAGCGAACCGGCCCCATTCTGGATATCCTAGAGAAGAAAGGTGTCAAAAAGGCAACATTCTTCCTTTCCTCTCCATGGAGCCAGAGTCATCCGGACGTCGTAAAGCGCATCAAGGATATGGGATATGAAATCGGTTCCCATGGGCATAAGCACGTAAACTACAGTAGCCTGAGCGATGAAGAAATCCAGGCGCAGATTGGTAAAGCACACGGCATCCTGAAAGACCTCACTGGCACCGCTCCTAACCTGATCCGCACGCCAAACGGAGATTTTGACAAGCGTGTCCTCCGTATTGCGAACAACATGGGCTATACTGTGATTCAATGGGACACTGATTCTAGAGATTGGATGAATCCAGGGACTGAACAAATCGTTACAAACGTGATCAAAAAAGCACATCCAGGTGACATCATTCTCATGCATGCCAGTGATACATGTAAGCAGACTCATCTGGCACTTCCAACAGTGATCGATAAACTGCGCAGCGAAGGATACGAGTTCTTATCCGTCTCCGAGCTGCTCGCCGGCACAAAGGTCCAGACCAAAGAAGTACAATAA
- the gerD gene encoding spore germination lipoprotein GerD, translated as MTRSFKPIRYVLTSMLALSLFTTGCGGGSPEKSSSTSGNYNETKQMVVDILKTKEAQKAIKESSGGSGKMSIQSTGDPKAMEDHLKTQTHEMMQDPKFAAALAKAMQEENKKLLKNLMKDPEYQKMMLSIMKDPEHQKTVTQSMQSPAYRQQTMTIMKEALQSPMFRMEMVTLMQKAQEQLMKPETKGKEQKGGQQGGQQKGGGKGGGGGGK; from the coding sequence ATGACTCGGTCATTCAAACCTATCCGGTACGTACTAACATCTATGCTTGCCCTGTCGCTGTTCACCACAGGTTGTGGCGGTGGAAGCCCCGAGAAGTCTTCTTCCACATCAGGCAACTACAATGAAACAAAACAGATGGTGGTCGATATTCTTAAAACAAAAGAAGCGCAGAAGGCTATTAAAGAATCTTCTGGCGGCAGTGGGAAGATGAGCATCCAGAGTACCGGCGATCCAAAAGCAATGGAAGACCATCTTAAAACTCAGACCCATGAAATGATGCAAGACCCGAAATTCGCGGCAGCACTCGCAAAAGCGATGCAGGAAGAAAACAAAAAACTACTCAAAAACTTAATGAAGGACCCGGAATACCAAAAAATGATGCTTAGCATCATGAAAGACCCCGAGCATCAAAAAACAGTAACCCAGAGCATGCAAAGCCCGGCTTATCGCCAACAAACGATGACCATTATGAAAGAAGCCCTACAAAGTCCAATGTTCCGTATGGAGATGGTTACACTCATGCAAAAAGCACAGGAACAACTCATGAAGCCTGAAACAAAGGGCAAGGAACAAAAAGGGGGCCAGCAGGGGGGCCAACAAAAAGGCGGCGGCAAGGGTGGTGGTGGTGGCGGAAAATAA
- a CDS encoding P-loop NTPase, protein MITEDKVLEALKGVEDPELHRSVVELGMVRNIQIDNDRVALEVVLTIQGCPLKVKIQEDVVNAIKALGASEVDLRFGAMTDEERARVAALIRGESPAQAAQNGTVQGHGAGLNQLSPLLGPESKTQFIAVTSGKGGVGKSTVTVNLAVALARLGKKVGIIDADIYGFSVPDMMGITQRPVVINNMVLPVQRLGVKVISMGFFVEDNSPIIWRGPMLGKMIRNFFSEIHWDELDYMILDLPPGTGDVALDIHQMIPQSKEIIVTTPHPTAAFVASRAGAMAIKTNHEILGVVENMSYYITQDGKHDPIFGSGGGEKLSEELGTETLAQIPLGQPEPMRDEERYAPSVYQENELIGTIYMDLARKVVEKTPVRS, encoded by the coding sequence GTGATTACAGAAGATAAAGTTCTTGAGGCGCTCAAGGGAGTAGAAGACCCGGAGCTTCACCGCAGTGTGGTAGAACTCGGCATGGTGCGCAACATACAGATTGATAACGATCGGGTAGCGCTTGAGGTTGTTCTGACTATTCAGGGCTGTCCGTTGAAAGTAAAGATTCAGGAAGACGTCGTAAATGCCATTAAAGCGCTTGGTGCATCTGAGGTAGATCTGCGTTTTGGTGCGATGACAGATGAAGAACGTGCGCGTGTAGCAGCACTGATCCGTGGCGAAAGCCCAGCACAGGCAGCGCAGAATGGCACGGTACAGGGACATGGAGCAGGTCTAAACCAACTCTCTCCACTGCTTGGTCCAGAGTCTAAAACACAGTTTATTGCCGTGACAAGCGGTAAGGGTGGGGTAGGTAAATCAACCGTAACAGTCAATCTCGCTGTGGCACTTGCCCGCCTTGGTAAGAAAGTCGGCATTATCGACGCAGACATTTATGGCTTTAGTGTTCCAGATATGATGGGAATTACTCAGCGTCCAGTTGTAATTAACAACATGGTTCTGCCGGTTCAGCGTCTCGGTGTCAAAGTGATTTCCATGGGCTTCTTTGTAGAGGATAACTCTCCAATTATTTGGCGCGGCCCTATGCTTGGCAAGATGATTCGAAACTTCTTCAGTGAAATTCACTGGGATGAACTTGATTACATGATTCTTGACTTGCCGCCAGGAACAGGGGATGTCGCGCTTGACATTCATCAGATGATCCCGCAGAGCAAAGAGATCATCGTGACGACGCCGCATCCAACTGCTGCCTTTGTAGCATCGCGTGCAGGTGCGATGGCGATTAAGACGAATCATGAAATTCTCGGTGTAGTAGAGAACATGTCGTACTACATTACCCAGGACGGTAAGCATGATCCGATCTTCGGAAGCGGTGGTGGTGAGAAGCTGTCAGAAGAGCTTGGAACTGAGACGCTGGCACAAATTCCACTCGGTCAGCCAGAACCAATGCGGGACGAAGAGCGCTATGCGCCTTCGGTCTACCAGGAGAATGAGCTGATCGGTACGATATATATGGATCTGGCGCGTAAAGTTGTCGAGAAGACACCTGTACGTTCGTAA
- the cwlD gene encoding N-acetylmuramoyl-L-alanine amidase CwlD, translated as MKRKALLWITACMLLIALFAYNMPTDRSWSGWSLPLSGKVIVIDAGHGGPDGGASSSGGVVEKNVTLPLSMYLRDFLQQAGAVVVMTRDGDYDLAESDTKGWSRRKVEDLKKRVQMVNEQNADMLISIHLNAIPSKQWTGAQTFYAPRVKESGQIAALVQEEIKRVLQNTNRAAKQTDDIYILRMLERPAVLVEVGFLSNDKEAQLMNTNQYQKQMANAIYQGILRYSSGERVPDVQ; from the coding sequence ATGAAGCGAAAAGCGTTGCTCTGGATCACAGCCTGCATGCTGCTGATTGCCCTGTTCGCCTATAACATGCCGACGGATCGTTCTTGGTCAGGCTGGTCTCTGCCGCTATCAGGCAAGGTCATTGTTATTGATGCGGGACATGGAGGTCCGGATGGAGGGGCGAGTAGTTCCGGTGGAGTTGTAGAGAAGAATGTGACTCTGCCACTTAGCATGTATCTACGGGATTTTCTCCAGCAGGCGGGGGCTGTTGTCGTCATGACGCGAGATGGAGATTATGATCTAGCTGAATCGGATACAAAAGGCTGGAGCCGGAGAAAAGTAGAAGACTTGAAGAAACGTGTGCAGATGGTGAATGAACAAAATGCGGATATGCTAATTAGCATTCACTTAAATGCGATTCCGTCCAAGCAATGGACAGGAGCGCAGACGTTCTACGCACCGCGCGTGAAGGAGTCGGGACAAATCGCGGCACTTGTTCAGGAAGAAATTAAACGGGTGCTACAAAATACAAACCGGGCTGCTAAACAAACAGATGATATTTATATTTTGCGTATGCTCGAGCGTCCGGCTGTGCTTGTGGAAGTGGGCTTTCTCTCTAATGATAAAGAAGCTCAGCTAATGAATACAAACCAGTATCAGAAGCAGATGGCCAACGCGATTTATCAGGGTATACTTCGATACAGCTCAGGGGAGAGAGTTCCGGACGTACAATGA
- the rpsI gene encoding 30S ribosomal protein S9, whose amino-acid sequence MAQVQYYGTGRRKNSIARVRLVPGDGQIIINKRSMDEYFGLETLKLIVKQPLVLTETEGKYNVLVNVNGGGTTGQAGAIRHGVSRALLEANPELRGALKAAGFLTRDPRMKERKKYGLKAARRAPQFSKR is encoded by the coding sequence GTGGCACAAGTTCAATACTACGGCACAGGTCGTCGTAAAAACTCTATTGCACGCGTACGTCTCGTACCGGGCGATGGTCAAATCATTATTAACAAACGTTCTATGGACGAATACTTTGGTCTTGAAACCCTGAAGCTGATCGTAAAACAACCGCTCGTTCTTACTGAAACAGAAGGTAAGTACAACGTGCTTGTTAACGTAAACGGCGGTGGTACTACTGGCCAGGCTGGCGCAATCCGTCATGGCGTATCCCGCGCTCTGCTTGAAGCGAACCCGGAACTCCGTGGCGCTCTTAAAGCAGCAGGCTTCCTGACTCGCGACCCACGTATGAAAGAGCGTAAAAAATACGGTCTTAAAGCTGCTCGTCGCGCGCCTCAGTTCTCAAAACGTTAA
- the rplM gene encoding 50S ribosomal protein L13 — MRTTYMAKPMEVERKWYVVDAEGQTLGRLSSEIASILRGKFKPEFTPHIDAGDFVIVINADKVHLTGKKLSDKKYYRHSGYQGGLRVTTAGQMLATKPERVIELAVKGMLPKNRLGRQLFTKLNVYAGAEHPHQAQKPENWEIRG; from the coding sequence ATGCGCACCACATACATGGCAAAGCCAATGGAAGTTGAGCGTAAATGGTATGTAGTTGATGCTGAAGGCCAAACTCTTGGTCGTCTGTCCAGCGAGATCGCATCCATTCTGCGTGGAAAGTTCAAACCGGAATTCACACCGCACATTGACGCGGGTGACTTCGTAATCGTCATCAATGCTGACAAAGTACATCTGACTGGTAAAAAACTGTCTGACAAGAAATACTACCGTCACTCTGGTTACCAAGGTGGTCTTCGTGTGACTACAGCGGGTCAAATGCTGGCTACTAAGCCGGAACGTGTAATCGAGCTTGCTGTTAAAGGCATGCTGCCGAAAAACCGTCTGGGCCGTCAATTGTTCACGAAGCTGAACGTTTATGCAGGTGCTGAGCATCCGCATCAAGCGCAAAAGCCGGAAAACTGGGAAATCCGCGGATAG
- the recQ gene encoding DNA helicase RecQ, whose amino-acid sequence MFREAEKQLQRYYGYASFRNGQQEIVTSLLARQDTLGIMPTGGGKSVCYQIPALLFPGLTLVISPLIALMKDQVDALASMGIQASFINSSLSGSEVSARMRAARLGEYKLLYIAPERLEAPGFRAMILDMPVSFLAIDEAHCMSQWGHDFRPSYRAIADWVAEMPERPLIGAFTATATQEVREDIIRLLALRNPNVYISGFDRDNLTFLVRKGENKQDFILSYIKVNKGQSGIIYAATRREVDGLHALLVRKGITAGRYHAGLSDTERSEMQERFLHDDLEVMVASNAFGMGINKSNVRYVIHHNMPKNIEAYYQEAGRAGRDGEPGECVLLFGPQDVQTQRFFIEQSELPPERKENEYRKLQAMVDYCHTTHCLRQHLLQYFGEAAPAACGACSSCTDEAEMVDSTVDAQKIFSCIYRMRERFGAAMVAGVLKGSRSKKVLDTGFNSLPTYGIMANYTEKQIVDLIHLFTAEGYLALSEGKYPVLSLLPKSWAVLKNGEQVLRKVRVEKQKAAPDDALFEQLRAVRKEIAQREGIPPYIVFSDRTLREMSELRPADEEEMHRVKGMGDVKFERYGLIFLEAIQKYVGAQTVQ is encoded by the coding sequence ATGTTTAGAGAAGCGGAAAAGCAGCTCCAACGCTATTACGGATATGCTTCCTTTCGCAACGGACAGCAAGAAATTGTAACAAGCCTGCTTGCTAGACAAGATACGCTTGGCATCATGCCAACAGGCGGCGGAAAATCCGTCTGTTACCAAATTCCAGCGTTATTGTTTCCGGGGTTGACACTCGTTATCTCCCCGCTTATCGCCCTGATGAAAGATCAGGTCGATGCGCTTGCTAGTATGGGCATTCAGGCAAGCTTCATCAATAGCTCCCTGTCCGGCTCCGAAGTGAGTGCTCGGATGCGGGCGGCACGGTTGGGAGAGTATAAGCTGTTATACATCGCACCGGAGCGTCTGGAAGCACCAGGCTTCCGAGCGATGATTCTCGACATGCCAGTCTCGTTCCTCGCCATCGACGAAGCGCATTGCATGTCGCAGTGGGGGCACGACTTCCGTCCAAGCTACCGTGCGATTGCGGACTGGGTTGCAGAGATGCCTGAGCGCCCACTGATCGGGGCTTTTACCGCGACCGCCACGCAGGAAGTACGGGAGGATATTATTCGCCTGCTCGCCCTTCGCAATCCGAATGTGTATATATCCGGGTTTGACCGGGACAACCTTACCTTTTTGGTGCGGAAGGGAGAGAATAAGCAGGATTTCATTCTTTCCTATATAAAAGTGAACAAGGGGCAATCTGGCATCATCTATGCGGCGACACGGCGGGAAGTGGACGGGCTGCATGCCTTGCTTGTGCGGAAGGGAATTACGGCGGGGCGTTATCATGCGGGATTATCCGATACAGAGCGTAGCGAGATGCAGGAGCGGTTCCTGCATGACGATCTGGAAGTGATGGTGGCAAGCAATGCGTTTGGGATGGGAATTAACAAGTCGAACGTGCGCTATGTTATTCATCACAATATGCCCAAAAATATCGAAGCATACTACCAGGAAGCAGGCCGAGCGGGTCGGGACGGAGAACCGGGGGAGTGTGTCCTGCTATTTGGTCCCCAAGATGTGCAGACACAGCGCTTCTTCATCGAACAGAGTGAATTGCCACCTGAGCGGAAAGAGAATGAATATCGTAAGTTGCAGGCGATGGTCGATTACTGCCATACGACACACTGCTTGCGTCAGCATCTGTTGCAATATTTTGGTGAAGCGGCTCCAGCTGCGTGTGGGGCATGTAGCAGCTGTACGGACGAAGCGGAAATGGTGGACAGTACGGTGGACGCGCAGAAGATCTTCTCCTGCATCTACCGCATGCGGGAGCGATTTGGTGCGGCGATGGTAGCAGGGGTGCTGAAGGGTTCACGGAGCAAAAAAGTGCTCGATACGGGATTTAACAGCTTACCAACTTACGGGATTATGGCGAATTATACGGAAAAGCAGATTGTCGATCTCATTCATCTATTCACAGCAGAAGGATATCTTGCCTTATCAGAAGGCAAGTATCCCGTACTTAGCCTTCTGCCCAAATCGTGGGCGGTTCTTAAGAACGGGGAGCAGGTACTGCGGAAGGTCCGGGTAGAGAAGCAGAAAGCAGCACCTGATGATGCATTATTCGAGCAGCTGCGTGCGGTGCGTAAGGAAATTGCCCAGCGGGAAGGCATTCCGCCGTATATCGTGTTCTCAGATCGCACTCTGCGTGAGATGAGTGAGTTGCGCCCGGCCGATGAAGAAGAGATGCACCGGGTGAAAGGGATGGGAGATGTTAAGTTTGAACGGTACGGCCTCATTTTTCTGGAAGCCATCCAGAAATACGTGGGCGCACAGACGGTTCAGTAA